The Takifugu rubripes chromosome 7, fTakRub1.2, whole genome shotgun sequence genome has a segment encoding these proteins:
- the has2 gene encoding hyaluronan synthase 2, whose amino-acid sequence MRYQRILTYLRIFGTTMFGISLLVGISTAYIMGYQFFTTAGHHLSFGLYGAILVIHLLIQSLFALLEHRNMRRSLETPIKLNKSLALCIAAYQEDPNYLRKCLVSVKRLTYPGIKVIMVIDGNTEDDNYMMDIFKEVMGRDKVASYVWRSNFHHRAPEETDESYAESIQHIYKLVLNNKCMCIMQKWGGKREVMYTPFKALGKSVDYVQVCDSDTMLDPASSVEMVKVLEEDHMVGGVGGDVQILNKYESWISFLSSVRYWMAFNIERACQSYFGCVQCISGPLGMYRNSLLNEFLEDWYNQTFMGSHCSFGDDRHLTNRVLSLGYATKYTARSKCLTETPITYLRWLNQQTRWSKSYFREWLYNSMWFHKHHLWMTYEAVITGFFPFFLIATAIQLFYQGRLWNILLFLLIVQAVALIKSSFASCLRGNIVMIFMSFYSVLYMSSLLPAKMFAIATINKSGWGTSGRKTIVVNFIGLIPISVWFTILFFGIIYTIVQQTRKPFPETEKIVLIVGAVVYASYWVILLTLYTVLINKCGKRKKESHYDMVLDV is encoded by the exons ATGAGGTATCAGAGGATTCTCACCTACCTGAGGATATTTGGGACCACTATGTTTGGCATCTCTCTCCTGGTGGGCATCTCCACCGCCTACATCATGGGCTACCAGTTCTTCACCACCGCTGGCCATCACCTCTCCTTCGGCCTTTATGGCGCCATCCTGGTCATCCATCTCCTCATCCAGAGCCTCTTTGCACTCCTAGAACACAGAAACATGCGGCGGTCTTTAGAGACCCCGATCAAACTGAACAAATCCCTGGCGCTGTGCATCGCGGCGTATCAGGAGGACCCAAACTACCTGAGGAAGTGCCTGGTGTCAGTAAAGAGGCTGACGTACCCGGGCATCAAGGTCATCATGGTGATCGATGGCAACACGGAGGACGACAACTACATGATGGATATCTTTAAAGAGGTGATGGGGCGCGACAAAGTAGCGTCGTACGTGTGGCGGAGCAACTTTCACCACCGCGCCCCCGAGGAGACGGATGAGAGCTACGCCGAGAGCATCCAGCACATCTACAAGCTGGTGCTGAACAACAAGTGTATGTGCATCATGCAGAAGTGGGGAGGCAAGAGGGAGGTCATGTACACACCCTTTAAGGCACTGGGGAAGAGCGTGGACTACGTGCAG GTGTGTGACTCTGACACCATGTTGGACCCGGCATCTTCAGTGGAGATGGTGAAGGTTCTGGAAGAAGACCACATGGTCGGGGGTGTTGGTGGAGATGTTCAG ATCTTAAACAAATACGAGTCGTGGATCTCCTTCCTGAGCAGCGTCCGCTACTGGATGGCCTTCAACATAGAACGGGCCTGCCAGTCCTACTTTGGCTGTGTGCAGTGCATCAGTGGGCCGCTGGGAATGTACCGGAACTCTCTCCTGAATGAGTTCCTCGAAGACTGGTATAATCAGACATTTATGGGATCCCACTGTAGTTTTGGGGACGACCGCCATCTCACAAACAGAGTCCTCAGTCTTGGGTACGCAACTAAGTACACGGCACGATCCAAGTGCCTCACCGAGACGCCGATCACGTACCTGCGCTGGCTCAACCAACAGACTCGGTGGAGTAAGTCATACTTCAGAGAGTGGCTCTACAACTCCATGTGGTTCCACAAACACCATCTGTGGATGACTTATGAGGCCGTGATCACTGGCTTCTTCCCATTTTTCCTCATTGCTACTGCAATCCAACTCTTCTACCAAGGAAGGCTCTGGAATATTTTGTTGTTTCTACTCATTGTGCAGGCGGTTGCACTGATCAAGTCGTCATTTGCCAGCTGCCTCAGAGGTAACATAGTCATGATATTCATGTCCTTTTACTCAGTACTGTACATGTCAAGCCTGTTGCCGGCCAAAATGTTTGCAATAGCAACCATCAACAAGTCTGGATGGGGAACATCTGGGAGAAAAACAATTGTGGTGAACTTCATCGGTCTGATTCCTATCTCAGTTTGGTTCACCATCCTCTTTTTTGGGATTATCTACACAATAGTCCAGCAGACTAGAAAACCCTTTCCCGAAACAGAAAAGATCGTTCTTATCGTGGGGGCAGTTGTCTATGCCAGTTACTGGGTCATCCTGTTGACGTTGTACACAGTGCTCATCAACAAGTGTggaaagagaaagaaggaaTCACACTATGACATGGTGCTGGACGTGTAA